One region of Corynebacterium capitovis DSM 44611 genomic DNA includes:
- the dnaB gene encoding replicative DNA helicase has product MAGDNVASFDDYGVYPPPPEPPEGGETYSAGGSTRQGGGNRGRGSVPTEYRQPPHDERAERGVLGAMLLSPDTVIEVIETLHPEDFYFPSHQLIYRAVLDLFATGSDVDVLIVAAKLDRQNELERVGGAPYLHTLISEVPTAANAKYYAEIVEEKSLLRQLVSAGTRVVQLGYDGEEGMEIEQLVDRAQQEVFAIARNQSGEDYKVLSDLLKPTIDELTTIEQGGGLEQGVPTGFIDLDRLTNGLHSGQMIIVAARPGVGKSTLALDFIRSCSITHRKTSVIFSLEMSASEIIMRLLSAETEIKLSAMRSGQMIESDWEKLTTRLTEIQDAPLFIDDSPNLTMMEIRSKARRLKQAHGLDLVVLDYLQLMSSGRRVESRQQEVSEFSRQLKLLAKELEVPVVAISQLNRGPESRTDKKPQLADLRESGSLEQDADMVFLLYRPDSQDRDDERAGEADIIVAKHRGGPIDTIQVAHQLHYSRFVNMAHG; this is encoded by the coding sequence ATGGCCGGCGATAATGTCGCGAGCTTTGACGATTACGGGGTGTACCCTCCGCCCCCGGAACCCCCGGAGGGCGGAGAGACCTACAGCGCCGGGGGGTCGACCCGGCAGGGCGGCGGCAACCGCGGGCGCGGCTCCGTCCCGACTGAATACCGCCAGCCGCCCCACGACGAGCGCGCGGAGCGCGGGGTGCTCGGCGCGATGTTGCTTAGCCCCGACACCGTCATCGAGGTCATCGAGACCCTCCACCCCGAGGATTTTTACTTCCCGTCCCATCAGCTGATCTACCGCGCGGTGCTCGATCTCTTCGCTACGGGAAGTGACGTGGATGTCCTCATCGTCGCGGCCAAGCTGGACCGGCAAAACGAACTGGAGCGCGTCGGCGGGGCACCGTACCTTCACACCCTCATCTCTGAAGTGCCCACCGCTGCCAACGCGAAGTACTACGCCGAGATCGTCGAGGAGAAGTCTCTCCTGCGCCAGCTGGTTAGCGCTGGGACCCGGGTGGTTCAGCTCGGTTACGACGGCGAGGAAGGCATGGAGATCGAGCAGCTCGTCGACCGCGCGCAGCAGGAAGTGTTCGCGATCGCCCGCAACCAGTCGGGAGAGGATTACAAGGTCCTCTCGGACCTGCTTAAACCAACTATCGACGAGCTGACCACCATTGAGCAGGGCGGAGGACTAGAGCAGGGAGTCCCCACCGGTTTTATCGACTTGGATCGGCTGACCAATGGTCTGCACTCGGGCCAGATGATCATCGTTGCTGCGCGACCAGGCGTGGGTAAGTCAACGCTTGCGCTCGACTTCATTCGCTCGTGTTCGATCACGCACCGAAAGACGTCGGTAATCTTCTCCCTCGAGATGAGCGCCTCTGAGATCATCATGCGCTTGTTGTCAGCAGAGACGGAAATCAAGTTATCCGCGATGCGCTCCGGTCAGATGATCGAGAGTGACTGGGAGAAACTGACCACCCGCTTGACGGAGATTCAGGACGCCCCGCTGTTCATCGATGACTCCCCCAACCTCACCATGATGGAGATCCGTTCGAAAGCCCGCCGCCTCAAACAGGCGCACGGCTTAGACTTGGTGGTTCTTGACTACCTGCAGCTCATGAGCTCCGGGCGACGAGTCGAATCCCGCCAGCAGGAAGTGTCTGAGTTCTCCCGCCAGCTCAAATTGCTGGCCAAGGAGCTCGAGGTGCCCGTCGTGGCCATCTCGCAGCTCAACCGCGGGCCCGAGTCTCGAACGGACAAGAAACCACAGCTCGCGGACCTGCGCGAGTCGGGCTCGCTGGAGCAGGACGCCGATATGGTGTTCTTGCTCTACCGACCCGACTCGCAAGACCGCGACGACGAGCGCGCCGGCGAGGCTGACATCATCGTCGCGAAACACCGCGGCGGCCCGATTGACACGATCCAAGTCGCGCACCAGTTGCACTACTCGCGTTTCGTGAACATGGCGCACGGCTAG
- the rplI gene encoding 50S ribosomal protein L9: MKLILTAAVDNLGEPGDIVEVKDGYGRNLLLPRGLAIPATRGAEKQINDIKRAQAERQVRDLEHAKALRDQLDQLTGVKVKVRVANNGKLFGSVKAADIVDAVKAAGGPSLDKRRVNVPKGLVTKTGGYQVKVGLHDSVDGKVNFEVVGA; this comes from the coding sequence ATGAAACTGATCCTCACCGCTGCCGTTGATAACCTTGGCGAGCCCGGCGACATTGTCGAGGTCAAGGACGGCTACGGACGCAACCTTCTCCTCCCGCGTGGGCTGGCAATCCCCGCCACCCGTGGTGCAGAGAAGCAGATTAACGACATCAAGCGGGCGCAGGCCGAGCGCCAGGTCCGCGACCTGGAGCACGCTAAGGCGCTGCGTGATCAGCTCGACCAGCTGACCGGCGTCAAAGTCAAGGTTCGCGTCGCGAACAACGGCAAGCTCTTCGGCTCTGTCAAGGCCGCCGACATCGTCGACGCAGTCAAGGCTGCGGGCGGCCCCTCCCTGGACAAGCGTCGTGTCAACGTGCCCAAGGGCCTTGTCACGAAGACCGGGGGATACCAGGTCAAGGTCGGCCTCCACGACTCCGTGGATGGCAAGGTGAACTTCGAGGTCGTGGGCGCCTAA
- a CDS encoding single-stranded DNA-binding protein, with protein MAQGDTPITVVGNLVADPELRFTPSGAAVANFRVASTPRTFNRETNQWEDGEALFLTCNVWRQAAENVAESLSKGARVIVQGRLKQRSFQTREGENRTVFEVDVDEIGPSLKYATASVSRTPREGGQGGYGNQGGNRGANSGQGQGGNPGGNQGGFGGRSQSQQGGQPQNDPWNSAPPAGGFGGMDDEPPF; from the coding sequence ATGGCCCAGGGCGATACCCCGATCACCGTTGTCGGCAACCTTGTTGCGGATCCGGAGCTGCGCTTCACCCCAAGTGGGGCAGCGGTTGCCAACTTCCGCGTGGCGTCGACCCCCCGCACGTTCAACCGTGAGACGAACCAGTGGGAAGACGGCGAGGCTCTGTTTCTTACGTGCAACGTTTGGCGTCAGGCGGCCGAGAACGTCGCGGAGTCCCTGTCCAAGGGAGCTCGCGTCATTGTTCAGGGTCGGTTGAAGCAGCGTTCCTTCCAAACTCGCGAAGGTGAAAACCGCACGGTTTTCGAGGTCGATGTCGATGAGATCGGCCCCTCGCTGAAGTATGCCACGGCTTCCGTGAGCCGCACGCCGCGTGAGGGCGGCCAGGGTGGATACGGAAACCAGGGCGGAAACCGAGGCGCCAACTCTGGCCAAGGCCAGGGCGGAAACCCGGGTGGAAACCAGGGCGGTTTCGGTGGGCGATCCCAGTCCCAGCAGGGCGGGCAGCCTCAGAACGACCCGTGGAATTCTGCGCCTCCCGCCGGTGGCTTCGGTGGCATGGATGACGAGCCCCCGTTCTAA
- the rpsF gene encoding 30S ribosomal protein S6 translates to MRSVRHYEVMIILDPQQDERTVAPSLDKFLEIVRKDNGTVEKVDVWGKRRLAYPINKKEEGIYAVVDLDCTSETVNELDRVLNLNDTILRTKVLRTDK, encoded by the coding sequence ATGAGGTCCGTGCGTCACTATGAAGTAATGATCATCCTCGACCCGCAGCAGGATGAACGCACCGTTGCCCCGTCCCTGGACAAGTTCCTGGAGATCGTCCGCAAGGACAACGGCACCGTTGAGAAGGTTGACGTGTGGGGCAAGCGCCGTCTTGCCTACCCGATCAACAAAAAGGAAGAGGGCATCTACGCCGTCGTCGATCTCGACTGCACGTCCGAGACCGTCAACGAGCTCGACCGCGTTCTCAACCTCAACGACACCATCCTGCGCACCAAGGTTCTGCGCACCGATAAGTAA
- a CDS encoding glycosyltransferase family 87 protein: protein MSTSRVQPALTEPVAAGWVEFLGGPMGRFSRLGRARFWTPLRTILAVAWTFLAFGVLFKSNCAQGKPDGNGVLQLDWSGNRQYTSFCYNDIVPLYSGRGLDHAGFVYDYSWVENGVTRYMEYPVLAGMFQNVVAALARQTYGVARDVLPEVGWYFYLTAFIMAVIWVATVRMVAELAGNRIWDTLLVAGSPLVLMHAFTNWDIPSVFFLVAALLAARNRRFVLAGALIGLGTAFKLWPLFALGAYLTLAIRRRQWRPFLLMAASAAVAWAAVNLPVWLRNPAAWGEFNRLNTTRSWEWTTIYAVFSRMTGWAGFDGQGTPEILNFVTLVLFAAGCLFTLVLGVKAPRTPRVAELLFLIVAFFLLFNKVWSPQYSLWLVVPAVLALPRWRLLLSWMTVDMMVWPILMWHLLGTNNKGLPGEAVNVIVLARDGLIVAMMVLVVLQILGRRRDKVREAHSGQDPLVGQWR, encoded by the coding sequence ATGTCTACGTCTCGGGTTCAGCCCGCTTTGACAGAGCCAGTCGCTGCCGGGTGGGTCGAGTTCCTCGGCGGGCCGATGGGGCGGTTTTCCCGCCTCGGACGGGCGCGCTTCTGGACTCCGCTGCGCACGATTCTTGCTGTGGCATGGACGTTCCTCGCCTTTGGTGTGCTGTTTAAGTCGAACTGCGCGCAGGGAAAGCCCGACGGTAACGGGGTTCTGCAGCTGGATTGGTCCGGGAACCGCCAGTACACGTCGTTTTGCTACAACGACATCGTGCCGCTCTACAGCGGACGCGGACTCGACCACGCCGGATTCGTGTACGACTACTCCTGGGTTGAAAACGGGGTGACCCGCTACATGGAGTACCCCGTGTTGGCGGGAATGTTCCAAAACGTCGTCGCCGCCCTGGCGCGGCAAACGTACGGGGTGGCGCGCGACGTGCTCCCCGAGGTGGGGTGGTACTTCTACCTCACAGCCTTCATCATGGCGGTGATCTGGGTCGCGACAGTGCGCATGGTTGCGGAACTGGCTGGCAACCGGATCTGGGACACACTCCTCGTCGCTGGGAGCCCCCTTGTGCTTATGCACGCCTTCACCAACTGGGACATTCCCTCCGTTTTCTTTCTCGTCGCGGCGCTTCTCGCGGCTCGGAACCGACGCTTTGTTCTCGCCGGGGCCCTCATCGGGTTAGGGACGGCCTTCAAGCTATGGCCGTTATTCGCGCTCGGTGCGTACCTCACCCTGGCCATCCGGCGGAGGCAATGGCGCCCCTTCCTGCTCATGGCGGCGTCCGCGGCAGTGGCGTGGGCGGCGGTCAACCTTCCTGTGTGGCTGCGCAATCCCGCGGCGTGGGGCGAGTTTAACCGTCTCAACACCACGCGCTCGTGGGAGTGGACCACCATTTATGCCGTTTTCAGTCGGATGACGGGGTGGGCCGGTTTCGACGGGCAGGGGACCCCGGAAATTCTCAACTTTGTCACACTTGTTTTGTTCGCAGCTGGCTGCTTATTCACCCTGGTGCTGGGGGTTAAAGCTCCGCGTACCCCGCGCGTGGCCGAGTTGTTGTTCCTCATCGTCGCGTTCTTCCTCCTCTTTAATAAGGTGTGGAGCCCGCAGTACTCACTGTGGCTGGTGGTCCCCGCGGTGTTGGCTCTGCCACGCTGGCGGTTGCTGCTTTCGTGGATGACGGTAGACATGATGGTCTGGCCCATCCTGATGTGGCACCTTCTGGGCACGAACAACAAGGGCTTGCCCGGGGAGGCTGTGAACGTCATCGTGCTGGCTCGCGACGGGCTCATCGTAGCGATGATGGTTCTCGTGGTGCTGCAGATCCTGGGCAGGCGCCGAGACAAAGTACGAGAGGCGCATTCCGGGCAAGACCCCCTAGTGGGGCAGTGGCGATGA
- a CDS encoding transglycosylase domain-containing protein, protein MTKTKSGAQDNTGGKAHKPATSQGSTARRFRVSRDSRAAQWLLAALLGVALLILIPLVWFGWEYARADVPQPGDIQAAQVSSMYFNDGTTELARVVPAEGNRVQIPLSEVPADVQSAVLAAEDRDFWTNSGFSFTGFGRAVVGQLTGNSSAGGGSTITQQYVKNALVGNEHSYQRKAKELVYSIKMTNSWTKDEILNAYLNTVYFGRNAYGVEAAAHAYFGKGAKDLTVEEGGVLAASIQLPSQLDPWTNPDGASARWNYVMDGLVDMGELTAQERQGLVYPQTRDPQTYSAYTEATGPNGLIKNQVMTELQTIGITEDDLTNRGLQITTTIDARTQQNVEDSSRERLASLQDDARSAVVAVEPGSGAVRAYYGGDEASGWDYANAGLQTGSTFKIFALAAALQQGIPLSATFDSSPVTLPGNITVTNWDGGGSGRLTMTDAVRTSSNTAFMRIQDELDNTTQDTADMAHALGIARSIPGVPETLTENGGQPYEGIVLGQYQSRVLDMATAMATLTNRGVYKPTHFVERVVDASGEVLYQNDPSYQERRVAPQVADNVLQAMQTVVGYSNATLAGGRPAAAKTGTSQLGDTGNNKDAWMVGSTPQLAVAVWVGTADNTSAIFNEYGANMYGSNTPARIWKDVLDETLSGQDFLDFPTAVPVSWGVDPYSGGVGLGGSYSSGYSSGYSSGYSYGTGTGTGTGTGTGTGTGTGTGTGGTGTGTGSRTATGNAQASQPSAATQPVPDAATPEAPAAPAATPPGVQDALDAIGGLLSPQG, encoded by the coding sequence GTGACAAAAACAAAAAGCGGTGCACAGGACAACACGGGTGGAAAGGCACACAAGCCTGCGACTTCTCAGGGGTCTACTGCCCGCCGCTTTCGCGTCAGCCGAGACTCGCGCGCAGCGCAGTGGCTGCTCGCTGCGTTGCTTGGGGTTGCGCTCCTGATTCTCATACCGCTGGTGTGGTTCGGGTGGGAATACGCGCGCGCCGACGTGCCCCAGCCGGGAGACATTCAGGCGGCCCAGGTTTCCAGCATGTACTTCAATGACGGGACGACGGAATTGGCCCGGGTCGTGCCCGCGGAGGGAAACCGGGTGCAAATCCCGCTCAGCGAGGTTCCCGCTGACGTCCAAAGCGCCGTGCTCGCCGCCGAGGATCGCGATTTTTGGACGAACTCCGGTTTCTCCTTCACCGGGTTCGGCCGTGCAGTCGTGGGTCAGCTCACGGGTAACTCCTCGGCCGGCGGTGGGTCGACGATCACGCAGCAGTACGTTAAGAACGCGCTTGTCGGCAACGAGCACTCCTATCAGCGCAAAGCAAAGGAACTCGTCTACTCCATAAAGATGACCAACTCGTGGACGAAAGATGAAATTCTCAACGCCTACCTCAACACGGTGTACTTCGGCCGCAACGCGTACGGGGTCGAGGCTGCGGCTCACGCATACTTCGGCAAAGGCGCCAAAGACCTGACGGTGGAAGAAGGCGGTGTGCTTGCGGCGTCGATCCAGCTGCCCAGCCAGCTCGACCCGTGGACGAACCCGGATGGTGCCAGCGCGCGGTGGAATTACGTTATGGACGGGTTGGTGGACATGGGCGAGCTGACCGCCCAGGAGCGGCAGGGGTTGGTATACCCGCAGACGCGTGACCCCCAGACGTATTCCGCCTACACCGAGGCCACCGGACCGAACGGGCTGATCAAGAACCAGGTCATGACAGAGCTGCAGACCATCGGCATCACCGAGGACGACCTGACCAACCGCGGCCTGCAAATCACGACGACTATCGACGCCCGAACGCAGCAAAACGTCGAGGATTCTTCCAGGGAGCGGCTGGCCAGCTTGCAAGACGACGCGCGTTCTGCCGTGGTGGCCGTCGAACCTGGGTCGGGCGCGGTGCGTGCTTACTACGGGGGCGACGAGGCGAGCGGTTGGGATTATGCAAACGCGGGCCTGCAGACTGGCTCGACATTCAAGATTTTTGCTCTGGCCGCCGCGCTGCAGCAGGGCATCCCGCTTAGCGCCACGTTTGATTCTTCGCCAGTCACCCTCCCGGGAAATATCACCGTCACCAACTGGGACGGCGGTGGAAGCGGCAGGCTGACAATGACCGACGCCGTCCGGACCTCATCCAACACCGCGTTCATGCGTATTCAGGATGAATTGGACAATACGACCCAGGACACTGCTGACATGGCACACGCGCTCGGGATTGCCCGGTCGATCCCCGGGGTGCCCGAGACGCTCACTGAAAACGGCGGACAGCCCTACGAGGGAATTGTGCTGGGTCAGTACCAGTCTCGGGTGCTGGACATGGCCACTGCGATGGCGACGCTGACCAACCGTGGTGTATACAAGCCGACGCACTTCGTCGAACGGGTCGTTGACGCCAGTGGCGAGGTGCTGTACCAAAACGACCCGAGCTACCAAGAGCGCCGTGTGGCGCCGCAAGTGGCCGACAACGTCCTCCAGGCGATGCAAACCGTGGTGGGTTACTCTAACGCCACCCTCGCCGGCGGGCGTCCCGCCGCAGCCAAGACCGGAACGTCCCAGCTGGGTGACACGGGCAATAACAAGGACGCTTGGATGGTGGGATCAACCCCGCAGCTCGCCGTGGCCGTGTGGGTTGGCACCGCAGACAACACAAGTGCCATCTTCAACGAGTATGGCGCCAACATGTACGGCTCGAATACCCCTGCGCGCATCTGGAAAGACGTTCTCGATGAGACCCTTTCCGGGCAAGACTTTCTCGACTTCCCCACGGCCGTTCCGGTGTCCTGGGGTGTCGATCCCTACTCCGGAGGCGTTGGCCTAGGTGGGTCTTACAGCTCCGGTTACAGCTCCGGTTACAGCTCCGGTTACAGTTACGGGACGGGCACTGGGACGGGTACTGGAACAGGCACTGGGACGGGTACTGGAACAGGCACTGGGACGGGGGGAACTGGAACTGGCACGGGGTCGCGCACCGCGACGGGGAATGCGCAGGCATCGCAGCCTAGCGCAGCGACCCAGCCGGTTCCGGACGCCGCGACGCCCGAAGCGCCCGCGGCGCCCGCGGCCACGCCGCCCGGCGTCCAAGACGCGCTCGACGCCATCGGCGGCCTCCTCTCGCCGCAAGGGTAG
- a CDS encoding DUF5318 family protein: MARVFAYSQEVSHEWRRRATLREFREGLLPLDELCDADFLLKAAARFHGEPSPRPCPICGKELRVVKWVYGDRLGRRAGTARQDDEIEQLVAEFGPISVHFVEVCPHCSWNHLLKEVTATPVM, encoded by the coding sequence ATGGCTCGGGTGTTCGCCTACAGCCAAGAAGTCTCGCACGAGTGGCGCAGGCGCGCCACACTACGGGAATTTCGCGAAGGGCTCCTTCCTCTGGACGAGTTGTGTGATGCAGATTTCCTGCTCAAAGCGGCCGCGCGTTTCCACGGGGAGCCCTCGCCGCGCCCGTGCCCAATCTGCGGGAAAGAGCTACGCGTCGTGAAGTGGGTGTACGGGGACAGGCTGGGGCGACGCGCCGGCACCGCGCGGCAAGACGACGAAATCGAGCAGCTGGTGGCCGAGTTCGGGCCCATTTCAGTCCACTTCGTCGAGGTATGCCCTCACTGTTCGTGGAACCACCTCCTCAAAGAAGTCACAGCAACACCAGTAATGTGA
- a CDS encoding MarR family winged helix-turn-helix transcriptional regulator: MTEPNDSASSRQAPNPHEIARRIRPAMTSLYVTYFRIAEQSDLTGPQLSIMTRLQDDGAHRISKIAEAEGVRMPTASNTVNQLEKRGLVRRVRDETDRRGVSVELTDKGRAELKRVGDERTDYLADMISALPEEELSKIAHLTDSINLLAELYVNNSHSERGQ, encoded by the coding sequence ATGACTGAACCGAACGACTCCGCTAGCTCGCGGCAGGCGCCCAATCCGCACGAAATCGCGCGCCGTATTCGCCCTGCCATGACCAGCTTGTACGTGACATACTTCCGCATCGCGGAGCAGTCCGACCTCACCGGCCCGCAGTTATCCATCATGACCCGTCTCCAGGATGATGGGGCGCACCGCATCAGCAAAATTGCGGAGGCCGAGGGCGTTCGCATGCCGACGGCGTCGAACACCGTTAACCAGTTGGAAAAGCGAGGCCTTGTCCGGCGCGTACGCGACGAAACGGACCGCCGCGGCGTAAGCGTCGAACTAACCGATAAGGGCCGCGCGGAGCTCAAGCGCGTCGGGGACGAACGAACTGACTACCTCGCCGACATGATCAGCGCTCTGCCGGAGGAGGAGCTGTCCAAAATAGCTCACCTGACCGATTCGATCAACCTTCTCGCGGAGCTCTACGTGAACAACAGCCATTCGGAGCGGGGGCAGTAA
- a CDS encoding universal stress protein, whose protein sequence is MTLNSTLPIAVLSESRPLRLHIGWDRKHAEPFKLAAWLGRSVPVSVSVSAVAKPTLAKRLPGERRSTWLSAAGDELASEVSQLVDGLLAPHQRHTTFTHLVEAQRATAGLVDTVTGLGADMIILGPGTGSTKLGETSPKDLPARLAASVAVETILSETLTPLAFVPRGVELSTAGITRLNCVFASSGRPHFSPMVPRAAALAGRIGVPLRLIAINPRAALKPNLQAPAHERAADDWYECSLASLDLARDLAVSAAGGTPGGEGFEVEVGLASGKGWRKAVDSIPWCGGDLVFTAAGREPTRRRGVFDPRVRELVRHSRAPVIVCPLV, encoded by the coding sequence ATGACCTTAAATTCCACGCTTCCCATTGCGGTGCTGTCTGAAAGCCGCCCCCTCCGGCTCCACATCGGGTGGGATCGAAAGCACGCGGAGCCTTTCAAGCTCGCGGCGTGGCTCGGACGGTCCGTCCCCGTGAGCGTCAGCGTGTCAGCTGTTGCAAAACCAACGTTGGCCAAACGACTACCCGGCGAGAGACGTTCGACGTGGCTCTCGGCGGCGGGGGATGAGTTAGCCAGCGAAGTGAGCCAGCTTGTCGACGGCCTCCTCGCACCACATCAGCGACACACCACGTTCACCCATCTCGTCGAAGCCCAGCGCGCTACCGCTGGGCTCGTTGATACGGTGACCGGCCTCGGCGCGGACATGATCATTCTCGGCCCAGGGACCGGTTCGACCAAGCTTGGGGAAACGAGCCCGAAGGATCTTCCTGCCCGCCTAGCTGCATCCGTCGCGGTAGAGACCATTTTGTCCGAGACCCTCACCCCGCTCGCGTTCGTGCCGCGGGGAGTGGAGTTATCCACGGCGGGAATCACCCGTCTGAACTGCGTCTTTGCCTCGTCCGGAAGACCACATTTCTCACCGATGGTGCCGCGCGCCGCAGCTCTGGCGGGCAGAATAGGCGTGCCCCTACGCCTCATAGCGATCAACCCCCGCGCAGCCCTCAAACCAAATCTACAAGCCCCGGCGCATGAACGCGCGGCCGACGATTGGTACGAATGCTCCCTTGCCAGCCTCGACCTCGCCCGGGACTTAGCCGTTAGTGCAGCCGGGGGGACACCCGGTGGGGAGGGTTTCGAAGTAGAGGTCGGGCTGGCCAGCGGGAAAGGGTGGCGCAAGGCCGTCGACTCCATCCCCTGGTGCGGGGGCGATCTCGTGTTCACCGCCGCCGGGAGGGAGCCAACCCGCCGTCGTGGCGTCTTCGACCCCCGCGTGCGGGAGCTTGTCCGCCACTCGCGGGCTCCCGTGATCGTCTGTCCGCTAGTGTAG
- a CDS encoding rhodanese-related sulfurtransferase, whose amino-acid sequence MTGKILLYYKFQPIADPEAVRLWQRDLCEGLGLNGRILVSPHGINGTVGGDIDACKAYARKTREYFRGIDFKWSEGGKDDFPKLSVKAREEIVSFGAPGELEVDEHGVVGGGTRLSPEQVNELVDANPDVVFFDGRNAREAEIGRFKNAVVPDVETTHDFIAELDSGKYDWMKDKPVVSYCTGGIRCEVLSSLMKNRGFKEVYQLDGGIVRYGEKFGNSGLWEGSLYVFDDRMHTEFGPADDPHYVQLGHCVHCGTATNQFYNCTREPECREQYLSCPECRESNPLCEQCSPRVA is encoded by the coding sequence ATGACCGGAAAGATCCTCCTCTACTACAAGTTCCAGCCCATCGCAGATCCGGAGGCGGTGCGCCTCTGGCAGCGCGACCTCTGCGAGGGCCTGGGGCTGAACGGCAGGATCCTCGTCTCCCCGCACGGCATCAATGGCACCGTCGGCGGTGACATTGACGCCTGCAAGGCCTACGCCCGGAAGACGCGTGAGTATTTCCGCGGGATTGACTTCAAGTGGTCGGAAGGGGGCAAGGACGATTTCCCGAAGCTGAGCGTCAAGGCGCGCGAGGAGATCGTCTCCTTCGGCGCTCCGGGCGAGCTCGAGGTCGACGAGCACGGCGTCGTCGGTGGCGGTACCCGCCTCTCCCCAGAGCAGGTCAACGAGCTTGTCGACGCCAACCCCGACGTCGTCTTCTTCGACGGGCGCAACGCCAGGGAGGCCGAGATTGGCCGCTTTAAAAACGCCGTCGTACCCGACGTGGAGACCACCCACGACTTCATCGCGGAGCTGGACAGTGGCAAGTATGACTGGATGAAGGACAAGCCCGTCGTCTCCTACTGCACCGGTGGGATCCGCTGCGAGGTGCTGTCGAGCCTGATGAAGAACCGCGGTTTCAAAGAGGTCTACCAGTTGGACGGCGGCATTGTTCGCTACGGGGAGAAGTTCGGCAACTCCGGGCTGTGGGAGGGCTCGCTCTACGTCTTCGACGATCGGATGCACACGGAGTTTGGCCCAGCAGACGACCCGCACTACGTCCAGCTTGGCCACTGCGTTCACTGCGGGACCGCCACAAACCAGTTCTATAACTGCACGCGAGAGCCCGAGTGCCGGGAGCAATACCTCAGCTGCCCCGAGTGCAGAGAATCCAATCCTCTTTGCGAGCAGTGCTCACCGCGGGTGGCCTAG